The sequence below is a genomic window from Anaerocolumna chitinilytica.
CAATTCAAATTTAGAATAAAAAGATATGGAAAATGATACATCGCCCATATGATACCTACCATAATATTTGCTTTTTTTAATCCATATCTCTCACACCAGCGCGGCAATAGATATCCTCTCCATCCATATTCTTCTGTTAACCCTATAACAAATAGGATAACTGATAAAGGAATTAGCCCTATAGTTTTTATTAGCAGGTCAGACCAATTCGCTGATAATGCTCCTTGTTTTGTAACCAATGCTAGAACAGAGCATAAAGCAATAATGATGATAGGGTATAAAAACATAAATAGTATACTCTTTAGATTAACTCTCTTTCTAAAAGGCAGGAATAGCGCTTTCATTGATTTATATTCTATTAAGTTAAAGATTGCTGCAAAAAGAAAAGGCATTGACATTGTAACAATTAAACCGCCCCCAGCCCCTGATAATACTAGAAGAATGGAGGATATCCATCCAAATGTAAACGTAAATAGGATAAATAACTCCGTATATTTTTTATTGCTTTCCGGGTTCATACTATTTTCCTCCTCTGAATTCACATATACCGCTATGTTAATTTTATATTTAAGCTTTGATTTCATAGTAATGTTTTTATCTAAATAAGTATTTAATATTGTTTAAAGAAAGTATAAAGATTAACAGACTGCTAGCAGTTCCAATATATAATTAAATTTCCCTGATAGCAGTAACAAAGCAACTGAATAGGTGCTTAACAAAAAGTGGTCTAATTATAAAAAGTTCCATATCAACTAAGCTCATAGTTGATATGGAACTCATATAAACAGAAGTTCTCACCTCTATTTTTTATACTTATTTTAATTACTATTTTTTCATTTACTTCACTTCCATATGAAGTCTTCTTCTTATTCTAATATACAAAACCAAACAGCCCAGAACATATAGAACACATAAATTCGCAAATAAATTTCTAATATACGGGTATACTGTGAAACGGCCGCCCGTTGGAATTTGTGCTGTAACAGTCTTTGTATCTGAGTTAAAATAATCTGCATACGCAAGTAATTTACCGCTAGAATCTGTTGCAACCGATATCCCCTCATTCGTATGCCGAAGGATTGCACACCCGTTTTCAACTCCTCTAATTACGGCAGTTTTTATGGCAATCGGAGACATCTCCTTCCAATCTGAAGCAGGATCCAATAAAATATCAACACCATTTCTGCCGGCTTGGGTAATAACTGTTGTAAATGCCATATCCGAACAAATAAACGGAGCTATTTTTCCGTATTTCGTATCAAAGAGTTTTATTTTCCCATCGCCCTTTATGCACAACTCTCCAAAGGATCTGCCAAATTTGAAGTACTCCGAAACAACCTTCCCTTGGGGATTAAATGCTACTGTTTTGTTTTCCTTTAAGTTTTTATAAGGAGTTTTAACCAATAGCGATATCATAAAATACACATCATTATCCACCGCAAATTTTGCTGCTCTGCTTAATAATGCTTTCTCATCCTCTTTCATTACCACTCCATTTAATTCGGACCAAAATATTATCTTAGCACCTGAAACAGCTTCGTTATAGGATTTTTGAAATAATTCATCCTGTACGGCAGCTAGTTTCCTTTTTGTGTTGATTAAGTTTAGGTCTGTAAAGTCATTTGAATATATGACCGCCTTAACATCACTATCTTCGTTTAACAGATGTGATACCGGAACCGTTACTGCCGCTACTCTTACGCTTTCACTATGAGCATTATTAAAATACAGCATAAATGCATTGTAAGTAAATATACAAGCCATAACCGTGCAATATATAGCGATAGCTTTACAGAGGTTATTCCATATACCTCGCCTATTCCAAATAAGAACTACCATAGAAGCGGTCCAATTAATAATAAAAACAATACCATATATGCCTAGTATAGTTGTGATTTGTATAAGTAATAGGTTTTGATATTGGGTATACGCATCCGACAGCCCTGCAACAATTGGATAGATAAGATAAATACCATATTCAGCAGCTACTGCCCCTGCAGCAAATAGCAGTGTTCCTTTAAAATCTTTCTTTGACTTACAATATATAAGATAGGGAATCGTTTTTAGGACTGATATTATAATAGCAGCTAAGGCACAGATAATGATACCATTTCCGATTACTTCAGTAAACTGAACCATAAAACCTGCTGTAAATATACCCAAAATAAGAAAACATATTTTTAAAGAATTCTTCTTATTTAGTAGTTGCAGAAATAGAATCGGATATATCCAGGCTAATAAAGGAATCGCCCATGACCCGTTAGAAAAAATATATGTACTAAAGCATAGCAGAATTAATATAATCCATGAAATATTTTTATTCTTCATTTACGTTCTCCAGCACCTTCTATTTTACACGATTCCATTATATAACAAATATGTTGTCATATCAAATATGTTTACCCATACAGAAGGGTTTTACAAAATAAAGCTCTGAGTCATATGACATACCACACACCGATTACTCGTAATCTGGATGATTTGTAGGTACATTTAAAATTTA
It includes:
- a CDS encoding nitrilase-related carbon-nitrogen hydrolase, whose protein sequence is MVQFTEVIGNGIIICALAAIIISVLKTIPYLIYCKSKKDFKGTLLFAAGAVAAEYGIYLIYPIVAGLSDAYTQYQNLLLIQITTILGIYGIVFIINWTASMVVLIWNRRGIWNNLCKAIAIYCTVMACIFTYNAFMLYFNNAHSESVRVAAVTVPVSHLLNEDSDVKAVIYSNDFTDLNLINTKRKLAAVQDELFQKSYNEAVSGAKIIFWSELNGVVMKEDEKALLSRAAKFAVDNDVYFMISLLVKTPYKNLKENKTVAFNPQGKVVSEYFKFGRSFGELCIKGDGKIKLFDTKYGKIAPFICSDMAFTTVITQAGRNGVDILLDPASDWKEMSPIAIKTAVIRGVENGCAILRHTNEGISVATDSSGKLLAYADYFNSDTKTVTAQIPTGGRFTVYPYIRNLFANLCVLYVLGCLVLYIRIRRRLHMEVK
- a CDS encoding CPBP family intramembrane glutamic endopeptidase; translated protein: MNPESNKKYTELFILFTFTFGWISSILLVLSGAGGGLIVTMSMPFLFAAIFNLIEYKSMKALFLPFRKRVNLKSILFMFLYPIIIIALCSVLALVTKQGALSANWSDLLIKTIGLIPLSVILFVIGLTEEYGWRGYLLPRWCERYGLKKANIMVGIIWAMYHFPYLFILNLNCGIWSAIEFTILQMLMIFMFNFGFSYLYLLSQNVILASIMHILWNNVNVQVLGDTYRNTQNSIILGNIKVINGECFYGLIFTSIFAIIAYRKFQNIKSTFS